ACCCCCGTGATGTGACCGAGGCCTGGGAACGAGCGGGGTATTCCCTCCACCCACTGGCGGATGAACTTACGGTGAGAAACCGGGGGCTCGGTTCATGGACGCTGGGGCGCAGCTGGAACCGGTCGGGAAATATCAGGCTTCTGGTTCCGGGCGCCTGATCCGGAGCCGGGAAAGTGAGACCTTTCCCCCGATAACACTTACGAGAAAGGGACATGAATGAAGAAAATTGCTCTTATCGCGACATTTATCGTGCTTACCGCAGTGGCGATCTTCCAGATAAGAAATATGGTTTCAAGCAGAGATCAGCCTTTACCGGAGCCCGTCAGAATGGCGTATCTGCAAAATGACATCCATCATCTCGCGCTATGGGTCGCTCTGGATAAAGGCTTCTTCAGGGATGAGGGTGTCGATGTCCAGATAAGCGGTATTTTCAGGGCCGGGCCGGAGATCATGAACGCCTTTTCCGCCGGTGCCCTGGACATGGCCTACGTGGGCGAGGCGCCTTCGACCTTCGCGGTGGCCAACGTGAAGAGCGACGTGAAGGTGGTGGCACAGGTCAACACGGAGGGGTCGGCCCTGGTGGTGGCCGCCGGCCAAACGGATATAGAGGACGTTTCAGCCCTGAAGGGAAAGAATGTGGCAATCCCGGGCCATGCGACGGTCCAGGATTTTCTGCTCAAGAAGGCGCTCACAACAGCTGGGGTGGACCCGTCGGAGGTCAACCTTATCATCCTTAAGCCGCCCGAGATGATCGGTGCTCTACGCTCCGGCCAGATAGACGCGTTCATCGCCTGGGAACCATATCCCTCCAAGGCGTTTATAGCCGGTGTCGGCAGAGTCCTGGCCGGCTCCCACGATATCTGGCCTGATCATCCCTGCTGCGTCCTGGTGTCAGACACCGCCTTTATGGAGGCCCACCCCGCCAGGGTGGCAAAGGTCCTCAGGGCCCACGTCCGGGCAACGGATTTCATAAAGGCGAATCCAGAGGAGGCGTTGCGTGTGGGGGTCAAGTACACGGGAATGGATAAAGCCACGGTGCGCAAGGCCCTCAGATCGGTGACTTATACCTACATCCCCAGCATCGAGGGTGAGAAGGAGTACGTCCGTTTCCTGTCTGAACTCGGATATATCAAAGTCTCCGACCCTGACTCCTTCGTCTCCGGATTCATCAAGTCGGGTCTCCTGGACAGGATCGAGGACAGATGAGAGGAAAGCAGCTGATCCCGCTTCTCCTTCTGATCCTTGCCTGGCAGGCCTTGAGTTCGCTGGGCGGAGTCCCGTCCTACAAACTGCCCTCGCCGCTCCAGGTTCTCGCGGGCCTCATGGATCTGATAAAAGTGGGTCTGCCGCCTGGGCACCGCCTGCACATGCACATCCTGTATAGCCTACATAGGGTTTCTCTGGGGTACCTGTTCGCCGCCGTGACTGCGATTCCCATGGGACTCGCGATGGGCTGGTCCAGGAGGTTCCGCAACATGATTGGACCGCTGCTGGAGCTGTTCAGGCCCATCCCCCCGCTGGCCTGGATCCCCATCGCCATCCTGTGGTTCGGTATCGGGACAAAGTCAGCAGTGTTTATCATTTTCCTGGGCGCTTTCTTTCCGATCCTGCTCAATACAGCCTCCGGAGTCCTGGCGGTGGACCCCCTCCTGGTGGAAGCGGTCCTGACGCTCAACGGCCGTAACAGGGACGTCATTTTGAAGGTCCTCATTCCCGGTGCAGTCCCCTCGATCATGACCGGCTTGAGGATCGGCGTCGGCCTGGGATGGATGACCCTGGTGGCGGCGGAGTTCTCCGGCGTCAAGCAGGGTTACGGTTTAGGGTATATGATCATGACGGCCAGGGATATCCTGCGTCCGGATGAGATCCTGGCGGGGATGTTCGTGATCGGATTGATCGGACTCACCATAGACGGCGGCCTGCGGCTGCTTGAAAAGAATCTCGTCAAATGGAGATAGGAAGCAGAGAATAACAATGGCACTGAGCCTTACACTGTCCAACATGACCAAGGTGTACCCGGAGAACGACTCATCCCGGCAGGTCCGGGTCCTCGACGGGATTGACTGCCACATTGAAAAAGGGGAGTTTTTTTCCGTCGTCGGACCCAGTGGGTGCGGGAAAACAACCCTGTTGAGAATTCTCGCCGGTTTGGAAAGCGCCACAGGGGGCCGCTGTCTGGTCAACGGGGACGCCATTGTCCGAAACGATCGGCGGGTGGGGATGATCTTCCAGGAGTTTGCCCTTTTGCCCTGGAGGACAACGGTGCAGAATATCGAGGTGGGGTTGGAGATCCTGGGTGTCCCCAGGAAGGAAAGGCAGGTTGAAGCTCTCCGATACATCAATGAGTTCGGACTCGAGGGTTTCGAGAACACCTATCCCAGGATGCTGTCCGGCGGCATGAAGCAGAGGGTGGCCATAGCCAGGACCCTTGTCACCAACCCCGAGGTTGTGCTGATGGATGAGCCCTTCGGCTCACTGGACAGCCAGTCCAGGATGGAGATGCAGAACTTCCTGCTCGACGTCTGGGACCGGCGCAAAATGACGGTGGTATTTGTCACCCATAGCGTGAACGAGGCGGTCTATCTGGGCGACAGGGTGATGGTCCTGTCCAAACGGCCATCGAGGCTCATGGACATCATCGATGCCAGGATTCCCAGACCCAGAGACCGGACAAGTCCTGAACTGATGGAGCTCAAGAAGGAGATCCTGGAACTGTGCACGGCCCGCTGACCGCTTTCCCCTTCGCTAAAGCTTCGGGTGACAAGTTGGAGGACAGGCTTCATTGAACCGGGTGGCCTGGCGGCCATGCGGTTCTCACCCGGTCCAGAAGCACCAGTAAAAAAAAGCCCCCAAAAGGGGGCGTTTTTTTACTGGTGCCGAGGGACGGAATTGAACCGCCGACACGAGGATTTTCAGTCCTCTGCTCTACCGACTGAGCTACCTCGGCTGATGTAAAGGCTCCAAATCCGGTTGCCGTGGGAAACCTCTATCTAGTCCAAAAGGGCCTTCGTGTCAAGGCTGTGAATGTTTCGTAAGCGCCATGACAGCCATGATGGATCCTGCATGCTCAGCGGGTGGTTCATCAGTTGCCGTAATGGGCGTCATCGTCCATCGTCGTATTTGCGCTTCCCTTTTGTTTTCTTCCCGCCATTCCAGTGTCCATACGGGATGTCCTCGAATGATTCGTCCCTGAAATCGTCCGGGAGGGCCTTAATCGCGCCGGGGATTTTCCTGCCCCTGATCAGGTTCCACGGCCCCTTGAAAGAGCCGCCGAGATACCAGGCTTCATGGCGCCGCATGTACCAGCCGCCCTTAAAATAGACGATGTCCCTGGATATTCCGGGAACGTAGTAAATTTTGCGGTGTTTCATATAGTGAACCCTGGCGGGTCTTTGAAGATTGAGCTCCGGGAGCGTGGTCGGTGCCTCCCGCTTTTTCGCGATCCCGTTTTCGTCGGGTTTATGCCTGACCGCAGGGGGTTTCATTCCCCCACGGGGCCTTTTCCACTCCGCCCGCGGTTTTTGTTCCGTATTTCCAGGCCTCTTCCACGCGCCGTAAGGGACCCTTTCGTACCTTTTCATATCCTTCCGGTAGTCCGGCCCCAGCTCCCACAGTTTTCGGGGGACCTTGCTCTCCTCAAGGTAGGCCCAGGGACCGGAGTAGTGGGGTCCCATGTACCATACGCCCTTGTATCTGTTGTACCAGCCTCCGTTGTAAAATACGATATCGGCCGAAATACCGGGAATGATATAGACGTTGAGATTGGGGACGCGGTACATATGAGTAGGATGCCTGTATCGGACCTTGGGGGGAGGTTCCTGTCTTCGTTTCTTCCAGTGGCCGTAGGGGACGCGGTAGTATCTGGAGCGGTACCTGGCCCTGTAGTCGCGGGGGAGTTGTCTAAGGGGCCTGGGGATGACCCTTAACTCCGCGTATGTCCACGGTCCCCTGTAGCTCGTTCCCCAGTACCATCTCGTCCCGAGGCGATAGTACCAGCGCCCCCCGTAGAAGAAGATCTCTGCCGAAGCGTTGGGGACGAAGTAGACGGACAGGCTTGGAATCAGGATCAGGTAGCTTGGCTGAGAAACCGTTACAAACGGTGGCGCCGGCGCCCTGGTTTCATAGGGATGTGATGGGGGAGGACCTGCGTAGTACGTTGTGCAGCCGGAGACCGCCGCAAAAACCGTGGCGGCCGACAGAACCAGGATCATTTTTTTCATCTCGAACCACCTTTGTTAGGGTCGTAAAAAGTCCATTCGTGGCTTTTTACTTAACGGAAAGCAAAAAGTGTCATTTTCACTTTCCTCACAAATCTTCGATTTACGCGCCCGTAAGTGGGCGCGTTGATGACTTCTTAACGAAGTCATCTTGTTTGTTAGGGTCGTAAAAAGTCCATTAATGGCCTTTTACTCCACGGAAAGCGAAAAGTGTCATTTTCACTTTCCTCACAAATCTTCGATTTGCGCGCCCGTAAGTGGGCGCGATGATGACTTCTTACGAAGTCATCTTGTTTGCTAGAGTCGTAAAAAGTCCATCAGCATCGGAAATGAAAAAATTTTCAAAATAAGCATTTTCTCCTACACATCTTATGACACAGTTGGGGTAATAAAGGTTTAACGGGAGAAACTAGGACGTCCCTGACGGGACGTGTATGGGTGTATGGGAGTAAGGAAGTATGGGGATGCCCAAACTTCAAACATGGAACGTGGAACATAAAACCTGAGGAGCGAAAGCTCCGAGCATCCGGACACGGCTTTATTTATGTCCATACCCCCCTCCACCCGGTGTTTCAATCCTTATTATGTCGTCCTTCTGAAGAGTGGCCGAGAACTTGCCGCCCTTCTCAATCCACTTGCCCGAATGCTGGACGATATTCCTCCCGGCAGCACCGGGCTCCCCTCCGTAAAGGCCGTACGGCCGATGTCTTCTCCTTTCCGATAGAACGGTGATCTCCGCTTCAGACAGCAGATGGATCTCCCTGACAAGGCCTTCACCGCCCCTGTAGAGTCCTCTGCCGCCGGTTCCTCGGCGTATGGAATACTCCGTTACGAGAAAGGGGAAACTGTATTCCAGGGCCTCTATCGGCGTGTTGAGTGTATTCGTCATGTGTGAGTGGACCGCGCTCTCTCCATCGTTTCCTGCCGCAGCCCCCATGCCACCGGCGATAGTTTCGTAATAAGCGAAGGGCTTCCCATTCCTGGGATCGATACCCCCTATTGTTATATTGTTCATGGTCCCTTGACTGGCGGCTGGAATTTTTCCCGGCAGAGCCTGGGAGAGGGCGCCGAACACCACATCTACTATGCGCTGAGATGTTTCCACATTCCCGCCCGCCACAGGGGCCGGGATGCGGGCATCCACTATTGTGCCCTTATCGGTAATAATCTCCAGGGGCCTGAGGCAACCGGCGTTTGTGGGAATATCCCTTCCAACAAGGGTACGGAATACGTAAAGAACCGCCGAGAGTGTAATAGCATATACCGCGTTCACACATCCCCTGGCCTGCTTGTCAGACCCTCTGAAGTCGATGGTCGCTTCGTCGCCCTTTATGGTTACGGAGACGGCGATTTTGATTTCCTCCTCACTGATCCCATCGTCGTCCATGTAGTCCTCAAAGGAGTAGGTGCCGTCAGGTATGTCCCTGATCGTAAGACGGGTGATTTTCTCGGCGTAGTCCATCAGGCTTTTCGCGTAAAATTCCACGGTCTTGAACGAATATTTCTCTACCAGTTCCGAGGTTCTGCGAACTCCCGTCATATTGCTCATGATCTGGGCGGCGAAATCCCCCTCTCTTTCGGTGGGCGTCCGGACGTTATTCAGGATGAACGTCATCAGCTTTGCATCAATGCTTCCTCCCTCGACGATTTTGAGGGGCGGGATGATAATACCCTCCTGAAAGATGGAACTTGAAAGCGGCATGGAGCCGGAGCTCATGCCCCCGACATCGGCATGGTGAGCCCTGTTGGCTACGTAGAAGGCGGGCGCCTTTCGGCCTGCGTACACAGGAGCGACGATTGTTATGTCCGGCAGGTGAGTGCCGCCCTTGTACGGGTCGTTGAGGATCACCATATCTCCCTCCTCTAACGTAGCGCTTTCAATGGCCGACATTACGGACATAGGCATGGAGCCGAGGTGAACGGGTATGTGAGCCGCCTGTGCTATCATCTGGCCTTCCGCATCAAAGACGGCGCAGGAAAAGTCCCTCCTCTCCTTTATGTTCGGCGAGAATCCCGTTCGCATCAGCGTCACACCCATTTCCTCGGAGATGGAGGAGAATCGGTTTTTGAATACTTCTATTAAGATAGGATTAATGTTCATGAGATAATCCTACGGTTTCACATCCAGCATGATGTTTCCATATGCATCCACCGTACCTTTGGCGAAAGGCGGAACGACTATGGTGGAGGAGTACTCCACAACTATGCAGGGACCCGAGAATCTGTTGCCGTTTTTCAGTTTATCTCTTGCAATAATGACGGTTTCCAGCTCTTTGTGGTCGAAGGTGGCTCCCCTCCTGGCCAGAATTGCTTCCTGCGGAAGTTCTTTTCCTGCGATTTCAAACTTCATGAATTCCGGTTTTTCGGGGACGCCTCTGGAACGGAGCC
This portion of the Deltaproteobacteria bacterium genome encodes:
- a CDS encoding ABC transporter substrate-binding protein; its protein translation is MKKIALIATFIVLTAVAIFQIRNMVSSRDQPLPEPVRMAYLQNDIHHLALWVALDKGFFRDEGVDVQISGIFRAGPEIMNAFSAGALDMAYVGEAPSTFAVANVKSDVKVVAQVNTEGSALVVAAGQTDIEDVSALKGKNVAIPGHATVQDFLLKKALTTAGVDPSEVNLIILKPPEMIGALRSGQIDAFIAWEPYPSKAFIAGVGRVLAGSHDIWPDHPCCVLVSDTAFMEAHPARVAKVLRAHVRATDFIKANPEEALRVGVKYTGMDKATVRKALRSVTYTYIPSIEGEKEYVRFLSELGYIKVSDPDSFVSGFIKSGLLDRIEDR
- a CDS encoding ABC transporter permease; amino-acid sequence: MRGKQLIPLLLLILAWQALSSLGGVPSYKLPSPLQVLAGLMDLIKVGLPPGHRLHMHILYSLHRVSLGYLFAAVTAIPMGLAMGWSRRFRNMIGPLLELFRPIPPLAWIPIAILWFGIGTKSAVFIIFLGAFFPILLNTASGVLAVDPLLVEAVLTLNGRNRDVILKVLIPGAVPSIMTGLRIGVGLGWMTLVAAEFSGVKQGYGLGYMIMTARDILRPDEILAGMFVIGLIGLTIDGGLRLLEKNLVKWR
- a CDS encoding ABC transporter ATP-binding protein translates to MALSLTLSNMTKVYPENDSSRQVRVLDGIDCHIEKGEFFSVVGPSGCGKTTLLRILAGLESATGGRCLVNGDAIVRNDRRVGMIFQEFALLPWRTTVQNIEVGLEILGVPRKERQVEALRYINEFGLEGFENTYPRMLSGGMKQRVAIARTLVTNPEVVLMDEPFGSLDSQSRMEMQNFLLDVWDRRKMTVVFVTHSVNEAVYLGDRVMVLSKRPSRLMDIIDARIPRPRDRTSPELMELKKEILELCTAR
- a CDS encoding hydantoinase B/oxoprolinase family protein, with the protein product MNINPILIEVFKNRFSSISEEMGVTLMRTGFSPNIKERRDFSCAVFDAEGQMIAQAAHIPVHLGSMPMSVMSAIESATLEEGDMVILNDPYKGGTHLPDITIVAPVYAGRKAPAFYVANRAHHADVGGMSSGSMPLSSSIFQEGIIIPPLKIVEGGSIDAKLMTFILNNVRTPTEREGDFAAQIMSNMTGVRRTSELVEKYSFKTVEFYAKSLMDYAEKITRLTIRDIPDGTYSFEDYMDDDGISEEEIKIAVSVTIKGDEATIDFRGSDKQARGCVNAVYAITLSAVLYVFRTLVGRDIPTNAGCLRPLEIITDKGTIVDARIPAPVAGGNVETSQRIVDVVFGALSQALPGKIPAASQGTMNNITIGGIDPRNGKPFAYYETIAGGMGAAAGNDGESAVHSHMTNTLNTPIEALEYSFPFLVTEYSIRRGTGGRGLYRGGEGLVREIHLLSEAEITVLSERRRHRPYGLYGGEPGAAGRNIVQHSGKWIEKGGKFSATLQKDDIIRIETPGGGGYGHK